A stretch of DNA from Rhizobium sp. EC-SD404:
GCGAACCGACGACCAGCGATCGAATGATAGCGTCGTCAAATGCGATCCAGACAAGCATCAGCAGAATCGCCGGAAGGAGTGCCGCCATGGCGACAAACGCGCCGGAATATTGCGGACGAGAGTGCAATTCGATCGATCCGCCGGCCTGCGCCTGAACGGCGCGCGCCTTACCGAGAAAGAAGCCGATTGCGCTGACGAGCAGGATCAACCCGGTCAATGTCAGTACGGTCATGGTGGCGAGGACTCCCAGCCGGCTGGCGTCTCATCGTTAGGAAAAAGGCGCCCGGCATCACAAGGATGCCGAACGCCCTGGAAATTGACCGTCCGATTAGTCGGCGTAACGGTCCATGTGGGTGCCTTCGGTCGCCGCCGTGCGAACTTCTTCGCGGCGCTCGTCGTTGGCCGGCACAAGGCCGCGCTCGACAAGGTAACCGTCCGGACCCATCGATTCTTCGGAAACGTATTCGGTGACGAACTCGTTCAGGCCGGGAATCGCATCACGGTGTGCGTTCTTCACGTAGAAGAACAGCGGGCGAGCAACGCCGTAGGAACCGTCGCCGATGGTCTCGGGGGAAGGCTCGACACCTTCGATCGTAACGGCCTGAAGCGTGTCCTGGTTCTCGTAAAGGAACGAGTAGCCGAAGATGCCTACAGCTGCCGGGTTGCCCTGAAGGCGCTGGACGATCAGGTTGTCATTCTCGCCAGCTTCGACGAACGGGCCATCCTGACGCATGCGCGAGCAGGTCTCTTCCATCGCGTCTTCTTCGAGAGCGGCGATCGCTTCGAACCCTTCACAACCTTCGAGCATGACGAGCTCGACAAAAGCGTCACGGGTGCCCGACGTCGGGGGAGGACCGAATGCTTCGATCGCGACGTCCGGGAGCGACGGATCGATTTCCGACCAGTTCATGTAAGGATTGTCGACGATCTCGCCATCGACTTCAACCTGGGCGGCAAGCGCCTGGAAAATCTGCGCCTTCGTCAGATCGAAAGCTTCACCTTCGCGGCTGATGGCGATCGACAGGCCGTCAGAGCCGATCTGCACTTCGCTGATGCTGTCGACGCCGTTCTCGATGCAGAGGTCGTACTCGGATTCAGTCATCGCACGCGATGCGCCCGTGATGTCCGGGAACTCTTCGCCGACGCCGCCGCAGAAGATCTGCATGCCGCCGCCCGTGCCGGTGGACTCCAGAACCGGAGCAGCAAAGTCGGTCGTGTTACCGAACTGCTCGACGACGGCCTGGGTGTACGGGAAAACCGTCGAGGAACCGACGATCGAAATCTGCTCGCGTGTTTGTGCTACGGCGTAGCCGGCAAATGCCGTGGATGCCACGAGGGCAGCGACGGAAATCTTAAGAGCGTTCATGGATGTCTCCCGCTTATTAGCTCTTTGAATGGGCGTCCCGAAGGCCGCCTGTGGGTGCCCCTTGAGGACGTGGACGTTCTAGCACCCCGCCGACAGACCTTTTATGACAAGAGCGTAACAGGTTTATGACACGTTAAGTTCTTGTTTTTCCATGTCTATTAAACGAAGCGTGACGTCGGGCGTGGCTTTTTGGCGTTCAAATCTGACAATGAAGGTCGTCCCCTCCCCCAAGGCCGATTGAACGACGAGCCTCGTCCTGTGGCGGGTGAGAATATGCTTGACGATGGCAAGGCCGAGCCCGGTGCCGCGCTTGGACCGGCTGCTCTCTATATCGACGCGATAAAAGCGCTCCGTCAACCGCGGTACGTGCTCTGGCGCGATCCCAGGGCCGTAGTCTCGTACACGCAGCTCGGCGGTTCCAAAGCCTCCTCCATCAACGGGCAGTATCGCAACTGCAACATCGACCCGCCCGCCGCTTTGACCGTACTTGCACGCATTCTCGATGAGGTTTTGCAGCACCTGGATCAGCTCGTCGCGATCCCCTTGGATGACGACACGCTCGTCTGGGACGGTTAACGACACCGTCACGCTCATATCGGCGGCGAGCGGCTTCATGCTGTCGGTGACATGCGCGACGAGGCGATTGAGATCCACGCGGTCCGTCGGTGCCACATGCGTCTTCAACTCAAGCCGCGACAGCGACATCAGATCGTCGACGAGCCGGGTCATTCGCGTCGCTTGTTCGTACATGATGTCGAGAAACCGCGCCTGGGCATCGCGATCGTTCCTGGCCGGTCCCTTGATGGTCTCGATGAAGCCCGTCAGGGATGCGAGCGGTGTGCGCAGTTCATGGCTTGCATTGGCGACGAAGTCGCTGCGCATGCGGTCCATCCGCCGTGCCTCGGTCATGTCGCGGAATGTCAGCAGATAGAGCTTGCCGCTGTGGTCGCGAGCCGGCGCGCCGGAAATCGGCGCACACCGCACCTGAAACCAGCGTTCCGAAGGCACCCGCTCGGAATGGTCGACGGAGCGGGGCTCGTCGTCTTCCATCGCCTGCTGCACCATGCCGAGAATGGCCGGAGACCGGATGCGGCCTGAGAGATGCGTGTTCGGCTCGGAAAAGCCGAACAGCGCCCCCGCAGCCTCGTTCTGGAACTTCACTGTGCCGTCGACCCGCAGCAGATAGGCCGGCTCGTCCATGGCCTGCAGCGGGAGGGCGATCGCCTGCCGCCAATCCATCACCGGAGCCTTTTGCCGGCCCGCAAGCCGCATTGAACGGGATCGCCGCGGAAACGCTGCTGCCAAGACGATGATGAGATAGAGCAGCGTACCCGGCAGCCATCCGATCGCACCGCCTGCCGTGAACACCGCGATGGCGAGAGCTCCGGCGATCAGGATGTATCGCGCATCTTTGAGCCGCATCGACGCGAGGCGCACCGGGCCACGTTCCGGCGTGTCGTTCATCGGTAGACCGCCCTCCGACATGGCTCGTTCATCCTCCGCTTGCACGTTCATCAGAAGAGCAGCTTGAATTCGCCGCGCCCCTGTGGCCCAAATCCACCGCGAGACCCGGCCAAGCCGGAATCATCCCGCAACCATGACGCCCCCATGCGAGACATTTATGACAGATGAGCCGGAAGAGCGAGCAGTAGAGGTCGAGATCGGCGGGGCAAAACGACGGTTCGACATCGATGACCCCATTCTGCCAGACTGGGTCAACGATCTGCGGAAGCAGGATGCCGCCGGTCAGCCGAAGAAGCTCGGCAAGTCTGAGTACGCACGTGATCTGGAAACGCTCCAGGTGGAACTCATCAAGGTGCAGGCGTGGCAGCAGGAGAGCGGCCATCGCGTCGTCATACTGTTCGAAGGCCGCGATGCCGCCGGCAAGGGTGGCGCGATCGCCGCGACGCGGGAATACATGAACCCGCGCAATGCGCGCATCGTGGCGCTTCCGAAGCCGACCGAGCGTGAGCGCGGCCAGTGGTACTATCAGCGCTATGTCGAGCATCTGCCGTCAGCCGGCGAATTCGTGATGTTCGATCGGTCCTGGTACAACCGCGCCGGCGTCGAGCCCGTCATGGGCTTTTGCACACCAGACGAACATGCGCACTTCCTGGCGGAGACACCAGATTTCGAGCGTATGCTGGTCAAGAGCGGAATCTATGTCTTCAAGTTCTGGCTGGACATCGGTCGCGCCACGCAGTTGGAGCGGTTCCACGAACGTCGCCACACCGTCTTGAAGGCGTGGAAGCTGTCACCGATGGACATAGCGAGCATTCTGCGCTGGGACGACTATACCACCAGGCGCGACCAGATGTTCGCCAGCACCCACACCGATCTGGCTCCGTGGGTCGCGGTGCATGCCGACGACAAGCGCCGCGCGCGCCTCAATCTCATTCGCCATGTGCTCTTGGGCCTGCCCTATGAGGGCAAGGACACGAACGCCATCGGGGTCGAAGAGCAGGCCATCATCGGCGGACCGGAACTAGCCGTTCGGGCCTGAAGAGCTTTCATTTCAGAACTGGTCGTCAAATCCGAGGCGTCGTCATGCCCCCGGCCGAAGCCGGACGCTCAAGAGATCGATGCCGCCGCCTTCGCCAGCGACATCGGCATTGAGCATCACCATGCCACCGGACACTGAACCGCCGGCGGCACCGATGTCGATATCGAGCAAGAGATCAGCAGGCGTCTGGTTTACCTCGAAGCGACGACGCCCGCATCCGGCTTCCGCCGGGAAGCTGCACCGCACATAAATCTGGGTCACGCCTTCGCCGGCCGACCGCACCGTCAGAGCCACGGTTGCCGGACCTGCCGCCAGAGCCTCTGCCGCTTCGCCCTGAAGGGCAATGCGCACTTCGCCATCTTCGCCAGCACTGACCGACTGAATCCTGAGAAACGGCTCGCTGGCTTCTTCGACCGCGTCGATCGTCGCGGCTGATCCGGCCGTGACGTTGTCTGCCGTGTCGGTTTCGACCACGGTGATCCATTCACCCGTGAACTGGCCGGCGCCCACGCGTTGGCCGGACACGCTGGCAACGTCGCCGTTCGGCTCAGCCAAAAGGCCGGCGCCGGAATCGGCGAGGTTTCTGCCCACCTGCTCGATTCCGCCATTCGCGGCAATGAACCACAGCGCTCCAGCGATTAGCAGGAGCACGGCCCCGAGTTGCAGAGCCAACCCGACAAGTGCGCCGCCACGACGCTTCTTCTTTCGGCGCGGCGCTTCGGCGACTGTCTCGACTTTCGGCTTGCCGCCGCCGCGGCGCAAGAAGCCTCTCTTGCCCCGACCGGGCCGAACATCCCCTGCAACGGCAGGCGATGCGTCTAGATCCGCCGTTGCGGAAGATGATGTCTCAACCGGGTCAGTCGCAAGACCGATATCGGGTTCACGCCGGTCCGTGCTGATGCGCGGGCTGTCCACCGAAAAGCTATCCAATCGATCGATCACCGGCGCCCGATCGTCGACGCGAACGTCATGCCTCATTCGTTCGCCGCCATCGACCGACACGATCGGTGGCTCGGCATCGGGTCTGCGCCTGAACGCGTCATCCAGCATGACCTGCGGGGCGCTGGTTTCGGTTGCGCGACCGGCAGCAGACGGCGCCTGGTGTTGGACGACGTCGACCGTGGGCACCGGCGCCATTGCATTGACGCGGTCACGTTCCGCAAATTCCGTTTCGACCCTGGCGATGACGTTTTCGGCCTCGATGCGCTGCTGG
This window harbors:
- a CDS encoding substrate-binding domain-containing protein, translated to MNALKISVAALVASTAFAGYAVAQTREQISIVGSSTVFPYTQAVVEQFGNTTDFAAPVLESTGTGGGMQIFCGGVGEEFPDITGASRAMTESEYDLCIENGVDSISEVQIGSDGLSIAISREGEAFDLTKAQIFQALAAQVEVDGEIVDNPYMNWSEIDPSLPDVAIEAFGPPPTSGTRDAFVELVMLEGCEGFEAIAALEEDAMEETCSRMRQDGPFVEAGENDNLIVQRLQGNPAAVGIFGYSFLYENQDTLQAVTIEGVEPSPETIGDGSYGVARPLFFYVKNAHRDAIPGLNEFVTEYVSEESMGPDGYLVERGLVPANDERREEVRTAATEGTHMDRYAD
- the ppk2 gene encoding polyphosphate kinase 2, encoding MTDEPEERAVEVEIGGAKRRFDIDDPILPDWVNDLRKQDAAGQPKKLGKSEYARDLETLQVELIKVQAWQQESGHRVVILFEGRDAAGKGGAIAATREYMNPRNARIVALPKPTERERGQWYYQRYVEHLPSAGEFVMFDRSWYNRAGVEPVMGFCTPDEHAHFLAETPDFERMLVKSGIYVFKFWLDIGRATQLERFHERRHTVLKAWKLSPMDIASILRWDDYTTRRDQMFASTHTDLAPWVAVHADDKRRARLNLIRHVLLGLPYEGKDTNAIGVEEQAIIGGPELAVRA
- the phoR gene encoding phosphate regulon sensor histidine kinase PhoR, whose product is MSEGGLPMNDTPERGPVRLASMRLKDARYILIAGALAIAVFTAGGAIGWLPGTLLYLIIVLAAAFPRRSRSMRLAGRQKAPVMDWRQAIALPLQAMDEPAYLLRVDGTVKFQNEAAGALFGFSEPNTHLSGRIRSPAILGMVQQAMEDDEPRSVDHSERVPSERWFQVRCAPISGAPARDHSGKLYLLTFRDMTEARRMDRMRSDFVANASHELRTPLASLTGFIETIKGPARNDRDAQARFLDIMYEQATRMTRLVDDLMSLSRLELKTHVAPTDRVDLNRLVAHVTDSMKPLAADMSVTVSLTVPDERVVIQGDRDELIQVLQNLIENACKYGQSGGRVDVAVAILPVDGGGFGTAELRVRDYGPGIAPEHVPRLTERFYRVDIESSRSKRGTGLGLAIVKHILTRHRTRLVVQSALGEGTTFIVRFERQKATPDVTLRLIDMEKQELNVS